In Nicotiana tabacum cultivar K326 chromosome 11, ASM71507v2, whole genome shotgun sequence, a single window of DNA contains:
- the LOC142165836 gene encoding uncharacterized protein LOC142165836 has protein sequence MSKEISRSVEYSEFAKDIWTELEERYGKADGARIFELKKELAHISQGSMDIASYFNKIKQLWDEIASLSTRRVRMCTCGGKAAEDEEQKVYQFLMGLNDTYVQTRSNIIMMKPLPSIGNVYLILLSDEKQRQVSAGTQFASNSASFNAGVSRPPPSPKIMFEPQRSSATFKGSFEPHRSVIICKYCKKSRHNIDKCYKLHGFPPNFKSNRSLPPRRSVAHAEVDTSGASAMSASSEGASAMPTPEQSYPVPGLTKDQYSQLMFLLQ, from the coding sequence ATGTCCAAAGAGATATCCAGGAGTGTTGAGTACTCTGAGTTTGCTAAGGATATTTGGACTGAGTTAGAAGAGAGGTATGGGAAAGCTGATGGTGCTAGGATCTTTGAACTAAAGAAGGAACTGGCTCATATTTCCCAAGGGTCTATGGACATAGCATCATATTTCAACAAAATTAAGCAACTATGGGATGAGATTGCATCTTTGTCTACTAGGAGAGTTCGGATGTGTACTTGTGGGGGTAAGGCTGCTGAGGATGAAGAGCAAAAGGTCTACCAGTTCCTCATGGGACTGAATGACACTTATGTCCAAACAAGAAGCAACATCATTATGATGAAGCCCTTACCTTCCATTGGTAATGTATATTTGATCTTGCTATCTGATGAGAAGCAGAGACAAGTTTCTGCTGGAACTCAATTTGCTTCCAATTCTGCTTCTTTCAATGCTGGTGTATCCAGGCCTCCTCCATCTCCCAAAATAATGTTTGAACCCCAAAGGTCTAGTGCTACTTTTAAGGGATCTTTTGAGCCTCACAGGTCTGTTATTATCTGCAAATATTGTAAGAAATCTAGACATAACATTGATAAGTGCTACAAACTCCATGGCTTTCCTCCAAATTTCAAATCAAATAGATCTCTTCCTCCCAGAAGGTCTGTTGCACATGCTGAAGTGGATACTTCTGGCGCTTCTGCTATGTCAGCTAGTTCTGAAGGTGCTTCTGCTATGCCAACTCCTGAACAGTCCTATCCAGTTCCTGGTCTTACCAAGGATCAATATTCTCAGCTAATGTTTCTCCTTCAGTAA
- the LOC107806733 gene encoding putative trehalose-phosphate phosphatase H: protein MTQQNVVVSDPKSGINLTIPVKVSNSPALFTKPPPAPGSCITISRKTLVEINSGPRINSWVDSMRASSPTRHKSTSPLSDDINSWMVQHPSALDMFEQIISASKGKQIVMFLDYDGTLSPIVEDPDQAFMSDAMRATVRKLARYFPTAIVSGRCRDKVYNFVRLAELYYAGSHGMDIKGPSKGSKYKKGAEAVLCQPASEFLPMIDEVYKALIDATKSTEGVTVENNKFCASVHFRRVDEKKWGELAQVVRSVLKEYPKLRLTQGRKVFEIRPTIKWDKGKALEFLLESLGYANCTDVFPVYIGDDRTDEDAFKVLRERGQGFGILVSKIPKDTHASYSLQEPSEVMVFLRRLVEWKKLSLRRQFRIRRQIEEIKASLRN, encoded by the exons ATGACTCAGCAGAATGTGGTAGTGTCCGATCCTAAATCCGGTATTAATTTGACAATACCGGTGAAGGTATCAAACTCCCCCGCACTGTTCACGAAGCCGCCACCGGCGCCAGGGAGTTGCATCACCATTTCAAGAAAGACACTTGTTGAAATAAATAGTGGTCCAAGAATCAATTCTTGGGTTGACTCAATGAGAGCTTCCTCTCCTACTCGTCACAAGTCCACTAGTCCTCTTTCTGATGACATCAATTCTTGGATG GTGCAACATCCATCAGCACTGGATATGTTTGAGCAGATAATAAGTGCTTCAAAGGGAAAGCAAATAGTAATGTTTTTAGACTATGACGGCACCCTTTCCCCCATTGTTGAGGATCCTGATCAAGCTTTCATGTCTGATGCT ATGAGAGCAACAGTGAGAAAACTTGCTAGATATTTCCCTACTGCAATAGTGAGTGGAAGGTGCAGAGACAAG gTATACAACTTTGTACGATTGGCAGAGTTGTACTATGCTGGAAGCCATGGAATGGATATAAAAGGACCATCAAAAGGTTCCAAATACAAGAAA GGAGCAGAAGCTGTTCTTTGCCAACCAGCAAGTGAATTTCTACCAATGATTGATGAGGTTTACAAAGCACTCATTGATGCAACAAAATCTACAGAAGGAGTTACAGTGGAGAATAACAAGTTTTGTGCCTCTGTACATTTCCGCCGTGTTGATGAAAAG AAATGGGGTGAACTAGCACAAGTCGTAAGGTCAGTGCTTAAGGAATATCCAAAGCTGAGATTAACACAAGGAAGAAAAGTATTTGAGATCCGTCCTACTATTAAATGGGACAAAGGCAAAGCTCTTGAATTCTTGCTTGAATCTCTTG GATATGCTAACTGTACTGATGTATTTCCTGTATATATTGGTGATGACCGAACCGATGAAGATGCTTTTAAG GTTCTAAGAGAAAGAGGACAGGGTTTTGGCATTCTCGTCTCCAAAATTCCAAAAGACACACATGCATCTTATTCTTTACAAGAACCATCTGAG GTTATGGTGTTTCTACGACGCTTGGTAGAGTGGAAAAAGTTGTCATTAAGAAGACAGTTTAGAATTCGAAGACAAATTGAAGAGATAAAAGCATCTCTACGGAACTAA